The genomic window TGTAAACACTTCCTCTGATTtccaccagtggttctcaacctgggGCTGTTGACCCCTCAGGGCACttggcaatgtctgaagacatttttggtgGGTATAGGAGGCCAGGaatactgctaaacatcctacaatgctgTAAGGGAAGTGCCTTTTTTAACAATGTGCACAAGTCACTTGTTGatgttttattttctcatggcTGGTGGGCCTCACAGCCAGGTCCCCAGGGAGGCCGGCCAGACTACAGGCAGATCAGGAGTCCTCTACACGCTCGCTAGTTTTTGACCAAGGCCTATCTCTCCTCTGACCATTGTCCCCGCGTCTCTCCACAGGACTACATCGCAGTGAAGGAGAAGTATGCCAAGTACTTGCCCCACAGCGCAGGGCGCTACGCAGCCAAGCGCTTCCGCAAGGCGCAGTGCCCCATTGTGGAGCGCCTTACCAACTCCATGATGATGCACGGCCGCAACAACGGCAAGAAGCTCATGACTGTGCGCATTGTCAAGCACGCCTTCGAGATTATCCACCTGCTCACTGGCGAGGTAGTGCCACACTACCAGGCAGGGGTGCCCTTAGCACGCTCCAAAGCCAGCAGCTGCCTTGCTGTGTGGATGCCAGGGTCTGTCGCCTGTGTGGTGGCATTGTCCCCGTTTGGGTGCTGAGGAGACAGACGGACACATGGGCTGGTTATCAGGCACCCATGCCCATGTGCTTTGTCCTTGTATTCACGGCCCTCTCTTCCAGAACCCCCTGCAGGTCCTGGTGAATGCCATCATCAACAGTGGCCCCCGGGAGGACTCGACGCGTATTGGGCGAGCCGGTACAGTGAGGCGGCAGGCTGTGGATGTGTCCCCGCTGCGCCGCGTGAACCAGGTAGGCCTGGGCAGTAGAACATAAGGCAGGGCAGGAGCAGCCACCAGGAGTGGGTGGAGGCCTGTCTGATGCATGGGAAGGCATGTTCCTGCCTGCATGTTTTACCTGGAGCATCACTtccttcaggaagccttcccAGATCTCCACCCACAGTGGGCAGATTGCAGCTCTGGGCCACATTTGGCTGAGGTGAAGTTTTATTTCTGTGTATGTTTTCACACTCTATATGTgtgttggagccctagtggtgcagtggttaagtgcttggctcttgccaaaaggttggcaattggaagccaccagctactctgcaggagaaaggtagggcaatctgctcctgtaaagtttacagcctaggaaactctatggggcagttctgctctgtactgtaGGGCGATCAAGATCAGGATTGACTCTACGGCCACGGGTATGGTTTTGGATATATGTGTGCGTactttttctgaaccatttgagaaTCCATTGTAGGTATTTTGCCACTCCTACACATCGCAGTGAGTGTCTCCGAAGAACAAAGGATGTTCTTCTATCACCGTCCTCACCCTTGAGGAATTTTAACATCTGTGGAATATTTAATATTCAGTCAtgttcacatatatatatatatctgtctcCAGTGAGTCCTTTATAGCTGTTACTTTTCCATCTAGGGGCAAGTCTGAGACTGCGCCTCCTGTTTGGCCATCATGGCAGGTCTCTTGAATCTTAAGTCATCAGAGACCCATCATcaaactgtgtgtgtgtcttgtgACACAGACTTTCCTGCATCCTTGAGACTGGTTATCTCAGAGAGCTTAATATGTCTGATTTGAGTAAGCTGGCTCATGCTGAGATTTGGCAGGACACCACCTGGGTGGTGGTGTGGCTTCCACTGTGTCTCACCTGGGAGGTGAGGGCCAGGATACCAGAGGTCCACGATCCTCCCTAGGGGGATGACCCACGCTTCAACTTAATCTGACCCTTTTGCTTTAGGCCATCTGGCTACTGTGCACCGGTGCTCGTGAGGCTGCCTTCCGGAACATCAAGACCATTGCTGAGTGTCTGGCAGATGAGCTCATCAACGCGGCCAAGGTGGGCAGGGTGGAGAGAGTGGGGGTCTTAGGGCGGGGCATGGAGGGGGGCCTCTGGGATCTAGAACTGACCGTTTATCTCCTCCCAGGGCTCATCTAATTCCTATGCCATCAAGAAGAAGGACGAGCTTGAGCGTGTGGCCAAGTCCAACCGCTGATGTCTTGACTGTGGCCCAATAAACCTGTCAGCCCCTTGGGGCAGCCCTGCCTACCTGTGTCGGCTCTCTGTTCTTTGGGGGGTGAACTGTGGGAGCTGCTGCAGGCGTTAACACTGAGGCATCCATTCTTTGGGCTCACGTTCCTGGCACGTATACCAGGCTGCAGGGATCTGAGTTCATCAGGAAAACACTTGGGGTTCAGGAAGCACTGGCTGACTCAGAATCAGGGCTCCCTGGGGCCCTCAGTCTAACACATGGGGCATGGGGGTACAGGCATGGCTGCTTTGGGCTGTTCTCAGTGGGTATTGGAAGACCGTGGTAGCAAGCCAGAGTTGTCTGTAATCTCCAAGGTTATGAATCCTGGCAGAAGCAACTTGGGTTCTGGGTTGGAGATTGGAGGTTTGGGCAGTTGAGAGGCACATTACCTGGCTGCGTCTCCAAGCAGCAGCAAAGGTCAAGTGTTGGAACCATGAACTTAACCAGCCCTTGCTCGTTGATAGGCTGGCTTTCAGGGTATGAACATGTTCTAGACCCTACATAGCTGTCCAGTACTGCCCGCTACCTACCTCCTGGGCCTCCAGAAGTGTTGCATGCTCATAATGGTGAGCCCTTAGTGTGGAGACTGGCCTAACTGACTTGGTTACCCAGGGCAGAAGGCTGTGCCTCCCCAGCCATGATGGAGGTATGACTTCCGTGCTGCTACCTCACACCCCTTCCTGGACATAGCCTCCAGGTTCCCCTCCACCAGCAGTTGTCCTTGGATGCCCCAGGGCTTGAGAGCTGGTGGTTCCAGGTTCAGTATCAGAAAAGTTCTCAAAGTTGAGGCGGTGGTGAGCAAAGGGCCCACCTACCTGAGGGTCCTGTGTTATGACTGCCCTGTCATTGGTGCTGTCAGCCACCCCCGCTGTCCAGACTAGGTCAGGTATGGGGTTCACCCTCCTGGTAGGACCAGCAGTAGGCGGGTGGGGCAGGTGGTTGGACGGGTCTGGCAGGGTCCCTGGGAGAGGGATGGTGCTACAACAGGCACCACCTTGGGGAGGGGCTCCTTGGCTCACAGTAACCAGTTGGCCCTGGACTGGCTTCAAACCTGGCAGGGGCACGCCACTGGCCAGAGGGAGGAGCTGCGCCGACAGGTAGGAAAAGGCCAGCCGACAGCTGGGGTTTGCTACTGCCCAGGCAGGAGCCCCTCTCCTAGCAACCGTGGTGAGGCACCCTGGGCTCCTTCCCTTGCCACTTGTT from Loxodonta africana isolate mLoxAfr1 chromosome 11, mLoxAfr1.hap2, whole genome shotgun sequence includes these protein-coding regions:
- the RPS5 gene encoding small ribosomal subunit protein uS7 gives rise to the protein MTEWETAAPAVAETPDIKLFGKWSTDDVQINDISLQDYIAVKEKYAKYLPHSAGRYAAKRFRKAQCPIVERLTNSMMMHGRNNGKKLMTVRIVKHAFEIIHLLTGENPLQVLVNAIINSGPREDSTRIGRAGTVRRQAVDVSPLRRVNQAIWLLCTGAREAAFRNIKTIAECLADELINAAKGSSNSYAIKKKDELERVAKSNR